In a genomic window of Piliocolobus tephrosceles isolate RC106 chromosome 1, ASM277652v3, whole genome shotgun sequence:
- the LOC111543984 gene encoding small proline-rich protein 2D, translated as MSYQQQQCKQPCQPPPVCPTPKCPEPCPPPKCPEPCPPPKCPQPCPPQQCQQKYPPVTPSPPCQPKCSPKSK; from the coding sequence ATGTCTTACCAACAGCAGCAGTGCAAGCAGCCCTGCCAGCCACCTCCTGTGTGCCCCACGCCAAAGTGCCCAGAGCCATGTCCACCCCCGAAGTGCCCTGAGCCCTGCCCACCACCAAAGTGTCCACagccctgcccacctcagcagTGCCAGCAGAAATATCCTCCAGTGacaccttccccaccctgccagCCAAAGTGTTCACCCAAGAGCAAGTAA
- the LOC111543957 gene encoding small proline-rich protein 2D-like, whose product MSYQQQQCKQPCQPPPVCPTPKCPEPCPPPKCPEPCPPPKCPEPCPPQQCQQKYPPVTPSPPCQPKCSPKSK is encoded by the coding sequence ATGTCTTATCAACAGCAGCAGTGCAAGCAGCCCTGCCAGCCACCTCCTGTGTGCCCCACGCCAAAGTGCCCAGAGCCATGTCCACCCCCGAAGTGCCCTGAGCCCTGTCCACCACCAAAGTGTCCAGagccctgcccacctcagcagTGCCAGCAGAAATATCCTCCAGTGacaccttccccaccctgccagCCAAAGTGTTCACCCAAGAGCAAGTAA